The following proteins are encoded in a genomic region of Fervidobacterium pennivorans DSM 9078:
- a CDS encoding methylenetetrahydrofolate reductase, with amino-acid sequence MGKLKVTEMVKERRIISIEIIPPKRGEDVENIYRTLDKLMNYDISFISITRHPVEVDYIEYEDKIVKVHKVKRPGTLGLTAALMNRYRIDVVPHLICVGMSKFEMEDMLIDLDIMGVDNVFVIRGETASSVENYNKGDYKYAVELVRQIKDLNMGKYLYTSAKPTNFCVGVAGYPEKHYESPNLETDLKFLKQKVDAGAGYIITQMVFDAQVYKDFVERCRSIGINVPIIPGVKPVVSKSSVFNIPKKFFVTIPQRFVEAIDNAKTKEEEFKVGIRFTVELVEKLIEYSAPGIHIFTMGRGEESCEVIKHTQSILK; translated from the coding sequence GTGGGGAAGTTGAAGGTTACGGAAATGGTCAAAGAAAGAAGGATTATATCCATAGAGATAATCCCACCAAAACGTGGCGAGGATGTTGAAAATATCTACAGAACCCTGGATAAGCTTATGAACTATGACATTTCATTTATAAGTATTACAAGGCATCCTGTCGAAGTAGATTACATTGAATACGAAGACAAAATTGTTAAGGTTCATAAGGTCAAAAGGCCTGGAACACTTGGCTTAACTGCTGCGTTGATGAATAGATACAGAATTGATGTTGTCCCTCATCTTATTTGTGTTGGGATGAGTAAATTTGAAATGGAGGATATGTTGATAGACCTGGATATAATGGGGGTTGATAATGTTTTCGTTATACGTGGTGAAACTGCCTCAAGTGTTGAGAATTATAACAAGGGAGATTACAAGTACGCTGTTGAGCTGGTAAGACAAATAAAAGACCTGAACATGGGAAAATACCTCTACACATCAGCTAAGCCGACAAATTTTTGCGTAGGGGTGGCGGGATACCCAGAAAAGCACTACGAATCCCCAAACCTGGAAACTGATTTGAAATTTCTCAAGCAAAAAGTAGATGCAGGAGCGGGTTATATCATCACACAAATGGTCTTCGATGCACAAGTTTATAAAGACTTCGTTGAACGTTGTCGAAGTATAGGCATAAATGTCCCAATAATTCCAGGAGTGAAACCTGTAGTAAGCAAAAGTTCAGTGTTTAACATTCCAAAGAAATTTTTTGTGACCATACCTCAAAGGTTTGTTGAGGCAATCGATAATGCGAAGACAAAGGAAGAAGAGTTTAAAGTAGGAATACGTTTTACAGTCGAGCTTGTTGAAAAGCTTATCGAATACAGTGCTCCAGGTATACACATTTTTACAATGGGGCGTGGAGAGGAGAGCTGTGAAGTAATTAAGCATACTCAAAGCATACTCAAATGA
- a CDS encoding ATP-binding protein, with protein sequence MPKISIVFVFLLLYNSIISLQAIAVFLRYRNKPISIIGAITSFAVGFYSFGYAMELLNLLSGNISHAFSWYKAQYFAIPYIPVLWYFFVSTFSGRKITKKEITILFILPVLTTIFVWTNELHNLFLKGYVVEGNYILRGPFYYLQIFYSYTISFLGYYMLLKMVNRYKTVFRKATIIHLFAAVMIPVTASAVYILFNLPVDLLPFGLMISIIIILFEAQKLHGFDLESEIKNIVYESSKDLIVVLDKDGYIISANKTFENFIKNLVGKSDILYQPARNILSEECLEVIKHGEGVVKRFGRYFEVWANPLRDKKGNEKGKVVFFHDITDVKLSEQERMLENERYKTLFEFAPVGILIEDEEGNIIDVNPEFCKINGRTKEELIGKNVRILAPKEDVEMVKKNIQEILSGKTLVHTVRNVGKHGEIRYLELYETSITLPNGKRGILSIQKDITKQKIAQEVIRKLAKYQQIIINLAINFINLPIEKLDEEISKAVELVAKELNISRLRVYRFIKDVGTFASISSWVYSENPNETSTITFDVEKVKGPELENLMQGKQFVITKEKTKNEEIIRILGEHYAALITPIILENKVSGFISAASKEHKDWHPIEKNIFKLLASLIANVEAKKRYEQELILARKLAEEASIAKSNFLANMSHEIRTPLNGIVGFANLLAETNLDEKQRKYLSTILKSTEVLLGVINDILDLAKIESGRLQLELVESNLKAELQSSLMLYEAKAREKNLDYNIFIDDNIADCLVFDPVRLQQVLFNLINNAIKFTPAGGLVSVRIEKVGEDEEYQYISFSVKDTGIGIPKEKIEKIFEPFEQSDVSITRKYGGTGLGLSISKQLVELMGSKINVESKEGKGSKFYFTLKLKKCVAKTTKDTKKTSEIKKYKAKVLVAEDYEVNRLLISEILKKFGIEPEFASNGKEAVEKALKNNYDLIFMDIIMPEMDGIEATKKIRQFNLDVPIVALTAHAMKNIKDEVLASGMNDYVVKPIKVEEIARILETYCSHLTEKPETVKSVESSIFETTKRKAKPDEKEQAEDIADDISKLREELEKAEKEYDLTPEFEKELLETFLTSSKGSLNNIIMALSTGDFETIRQEAHSIKGSARSLGFEEIGELAKDIEYAARDRNSEFNYLEHVEKISEYIKLVEKLFEERFKS encoded by the coding sequence GTGCCTAAAATTTCTATAGTCTTTGTTTTTCTGCTGTTGTACAATTCGATAATCTCATTGCAAGCAATAGCGGTGTTCCTACGGTATCGAAACAAACCAATCTCTATAATAGGAGCCATCACATCATTTGCCGTGGGATTTTACTCATTCGGCTATGCTATGGAATTACTTAATTTACTATCAGGAAATATTAGCCATGCGTTTTCTTGGTATAAAGCACAGTATTTCGCTATTCCGTACATTCCAGTGCTCTGGTATTTCTTCGTTTCGACTTTCTCAGGAAGAAAAATTACAAAAAAGGAAATTACAATACTCTTTATTCTTCCTGTTCTCACTACCATTTTCGTTTGGACAAACGAATTGCATAATCTTTTTTTAAAAGGTTATGTTGTCGAAGGAAATTATATATTGAGAGGACCTTTCTATTACCTACAAATATTTTACAGTTACACTATTTCATTCTTGGGTTATTACATGCTCTTAAAAATGGTTAATAGATACAAAACAGTTTTTCGGAAAGCTACAATAATCCACTTATTTGCTGCAGTTATGATACCTGTTACTGCAAGTGCTGTTTATATCTTGTTCAACCTACCTGTCGATTTGCTACCTTTCGGGTTGATGATAAGTATAATCATTATACTATTCGAAGCACAAAAGTTACACGGATTTGATTTAGAGTCCGAGATAAAAAATATTGTTTACGAATCATCCAAAGATTTGATAGTTGTTCTCGACAAGGATGGTTATATAATCAGCGCTAACAAAACGTTCGAAAACTTTATCAAGAACCTAGTTGGAAAAAGTGATATTTTATACCAACCAGCCAGGAACATCCTTAGCGAAGAATGCTTGGAAGTCATAAAACACGGCGAAGGCGTGGTCAAAAGGTTTGGACGTTATTTTGAGGTATGGGCTAATCCATTGAGAGATAAAAAAGGTAATGAAAAAGGAAAGGTTGTATTCTTCCACGACATAACCGATGTAAAACTCTCAGAACAAGAAAGAATGTTAGAAAATGAACGTTACAAAACTCTGTTCGAATTTGCTCCCGTTGGGATACTTATCGAAGATGAAGAAGGTAACATCATCGACGTGAACCCCGAATTTTGCAAAATAAACGGAAGAACCAAAGAAGAACTGATAGGTAAAAATGTCAGAATTCTCGCACCAAAAGAAGATGTCGAAATGGTTAAAAAGAACATCCAAGAGATACTTTCTGGAAAGACTTTGGTGCATACAGTAAGAAACGTAGGAAAGCACGGAGAAATTAGGTATCTTGAGCTCTACGAAACGAGCATCACTTTACCCAATGGGAAAAGAGGTATACTTTCTATTCAAAAAGATATCACCAAACAAAAAATTGCACAGGAAGTCATTAGAAAGCTTGCAAAGTATCAGCAAATTATCATAAACTTAGCTATAAACTTCATAAACCTTCCTATCGAAAAGCTTGATGAAGAGATTTCAAAAGCCGTTGAACTTGTTGCCAAAGAGCTAAATATTTCAAGGCTAAGGGTTTACAGGTTTATCAAAGACGTGGGAACTTTTGCATCTATTAGTTCTTGGGTTTATTCTGAAAATCCAAATGAAACCTCTACAATCACTTTCGATGTAGAAAAAGTAAAAGGTCCAGAGTTAGAAAATCTAATGCAAGGAAAACAGTTTGTAATTACAAAAGAAAAAACAAAAAACGAAGAGATAATAAGAATACTCGGAGAACACTATGCTGCACTTATCACTCCAATAATATTAGAAAACAAAGTATCGGGTTTTATAAGTGCAGCATCTAAAGAACATAAGGATTGGCATCCTATTGAGAAAAATATATTCAAGCTCTTAGCTTCATTAATCGCAAACGTTGAGGCAAAGAAACGATACGAACAGGAGCTGATATTAGCAAGGAAATTAGCAGAAGAGGCAAGCATAGCGAAAAGTAACTTCTTGGCGAACATGAGTCATGAAATTAGAACACCTTTGAACGGTATTGTAGGTTTTGCCAACTTGCTTGCTGAAACAAACTTAGACGAGAAACAAAGGAAATATCTATCAACTATACTAAAATCTACGGAGGTCTTGCTTGGAGTTATAAATGATATACTAGACTTAGCAAAAATCGAGAGTGGTAGACTACAACTTGAGCTTGTTGAATCTAACCTAAAAGCCGAACTTCAAAGCTCACTCATGTTGTATGAAGCAAAAGCAAGAGAGAAAAACCTGGACTATAATATTTTTATCGACGACAATATTGCAGATTGCTTAGTTTTTGATCCTGTCAGGCTCCAGCAGGTGTTGTTCAATTTAATCAACAACGCAATCAAGTTTACGCCTGCAGGTGGGCTAGTGTCTGTTCGTATCGAAAAGGTAGGGGAAGACGAGGAATATCAATATATAAGCTTCTCAGTAAAGGATACTGGGATAGGGATTCCCAAGGAAAAGATTGAAAAAATATTTGAACCATTTGAGCAGTCTGATGTTTCAATAACCAGAAAATACGGAGGAACCGGACTTGGATTGTCAATTAGTAAACAACTAGTGGAACTTATGGGCTCAAAAATCAATGTTGAAAGCAAAGAAGGTAAAGGAAGCAAGTTCTACTTCACTCTTAAACTGAAAAAGTGTGTAGCCAAAACAACAAAAGATACGAAGAAAACTTCTGAAATAAAAAAGTATAAAGCGAAGGTTTTGGTTGCTGAAGACTACGAAGTAAACAGACTGCTCATTTCAGAGATACTCAAAAAATTCGGAATAGAACCTGAATTTGCATCTAATGGGAAGGAGGCTGTAGAAAAAGCTCTAAAGAACAACTATGATTTAATCTTCATGGACATAATCATGCCAGAAATGGATGGAATAGAAGCCACCAAAAAGATAAGGCAGTTCAATCTGGATGTTCCGATAGTAGCCTTAACTGCACACGCTATGAAAAACATCAAAGATGAGGTTTTGGCATCCGGGATGAACGATTACGTTGTCAAACCTATAAAAGTTGAAGAAATAGCTCGCATTCTTGAGACGTACTGTAGTCACTTAACTGAAAAACCAGAAACTGTAAAAAGTGTTGAATCATCAATTTTTGAAACGACAAAAAGAAAAGCTAAACCTGATGAAAAAGAACAAGCTGAAGATATTGCAGACGATATATCCAAACTAAGGGAAGAACTTGAAAAAGCCGAAAAAGAATACGACCTGACACCGGAATTCGAGAAAGAACTGCTTGAGACATTTCTTACCTCCTCGAAAGGCTCACTAAACAATATAATTATGGCACTATCAACGGGAGATTTTGAAACAATACGGCAAGAAGCCCATAGCATCAAAGGTTCCGCACGTTCACTAGGTTTTGAAGAAATAGGTGAACTGGCAAAAGATATCGAATATGCTGCGCGTGATAGAAACTCTGAATTTAATTATCTGGAACATGTTGAAAAGATTTCTGAGTATATAAAACTTGTGGAAAAGCTATTTGAAGAGAGGTTTAAAAGCTAA
- a CDS encoding serine dehydratase subunit alpha family protein, with the protein MIRNVFFDNVKLSYGCTEPVAVGLSVAVGKDYLKGELERLEIVMDRNTYKNGLEVGIPGTHLHGFEIAAMLAYLVGDSKLGLEVFKNVTTEVISKAYEMKDKVTVKYENDMRLHIKTKLVGENEVIVEITDSHDNVTRIVVDGDEILNVQSSVNFKKETARSITLNEIFDYVQNPEEDVLEIVRQAIQYNVEISRIGLDTQGNFGRILEGIPRYVAAGVDQRMSGALLPVMTVAGSGNQGISCIVPVAVVADELGVSQDKKEKAILLSILVTIYIKAYTGMLTPICGAGSIASAGAAAGIVYLKDGTVEQIKNSINNVLATLFGMTCDGAKRSCALKASIGTQMALNSVKLSLNDTNIPCGNGFAAKDVEETIRRLELLTNSLRNFDEDVINFIGHC; encoded by the coding sequence ATAATTCGTAATGTTTTTTTTGACAACGTGAAGCTCTCTTACGGGTGCACAGAACCTGTTGCTGTTGGGTTATCTGTCGCCGTGGGGAAAGATTATCTGAAGGGTGAACTGGAAAGGTTAGAAATAGTAATGGATAGAAACACTTACAAAAACGGTTTGGAAGTTGGTATTCCAGGAACTCATCTACACGGCTTTGAAATTGCAGCGATGCTGGCTTATTTAGTAGGTGATTCCAAACTTGGGCTCGAGGTCTTTAAAAACGTGACAACCGAAGTGATTTCTAAAGCGTATGAGATGAAGGATAAGGTTACTGTGAAATACGAAAACGATATGCGCTTGCACATAAAAACAAAGCTTGTGGGAGAGAACGAGGTAATTGTTGAGATAACAGATTCTCATGATAATGTTACTAGAATCGTTGTGGATGGAGATGAGATACTGAATGTACAATCGAGTGTGAATTTCAAAAAAGAAACAGCACGAAGTATCACACTGAACGAGATATTTGATTATGTGCAAAATCCTGAAGAAGATGTCTTAGAGATTGTTAGACAAGCTATCCAATACAATGTCGAGATTTCAAGAATAGGTTTGGATACACAGGGAAATTTTGGAAGAATACTTGAAGGTATACCACGGTACGTTGCTGCTGGTGTTGACCAAAGAATGAGTGGAGCATTATTACCTGTGATGACTGTTGCTGGCAGTGGAAACCAGGGGATTTCTTGTATAGTCCCTGTAGCAGTTGTTGCGGATGAACTTGGTGTATCGCAAGATAAGAAAGAAAAAGCAATTTTGCTTAGTATACTTGTTACCATTTACATAAAAGCTTACACAGGGATGTTAACCCCAATATGTGGAGCTGGTAGCATAGCTTCGGCAGGTGCGGCAGCTGGTATTGTGTATCTGAAGGATGGAACAGTCGAGCAAATCAAGAACTCCATCAACAACGTACTTGCTACATTGTTTGGTATGACGTGCGATGGTGCAAAGAGAAGTTGCGCGCTAAAAGCAAGTATAGGTACTCAGATGGCATTGAACTCAGTCAAGTTGTCTTTGAACGATACAAACATACCTTGCGGAAACGGATTTGCCGCAAAAGATGTGGAAGAAACTATAAGGAGATTGGAACTTCTGACCAATTCTCTTAGAAACTTTGATGAGGATGTTATAAATTTTATAGGACATTGCTAG
- a CDS encoding sodium ion-translocating decarboxylase subunit beta, with translation MQELLNGIFALSIGNVVMIGVGAFLIYIAISKEYEPALLIPIGFSTILVNIPFSSAIDQWMGGVLHRGVLSIFFDIGIITEIFPLLIFIAVGAMIDFGPLLEHPIMFLFGAAAQFGIFATMVVATLLGFDIKQAASIGIIGSADGPTSIYVAGRFAKDLLGPISVAAYSYMSLVPIIQPPVIKALTTREERRIKMAPKSLKVNKTARIIFPILVTIIASLIAPSAAALIGFLMFGNLLRECGVLNSISKTAQTELANIVTILLGLSIGSTMTADKFLQPRTLYILLLGVVAFVFDTAGGVLFAKFLNLFLRNKINPMLGAAGISAFPMSARVIHQLGRKEDPTNYLLMYAVGANVAGQIGSVLAGGILIALVGNL, from the coding sequence TTGCAAGAGCTTTTAAATGGGATATTTGCATTGAGTATAGGTAATGTTGTCATGATAGGAGTAGGGGCTTTTCTAATATATATTGCTATCTCCAAAGAGTATGAACCAGCACTACTGATTCCCATAGGTTTTTCTACAATATTGGTAAATATTCCTTTCTCTTCCGCTATTGACCAATGGATGGGCGGAGTTTTACATCGTGGTGTTCTGAGCATATTCTTTGACATAGGTATTATAACAGAAATTTTTCCACTTTTGATATTTATCGCAGTAGGTGCAATGATTGATTTTGGACCTTTGCTTGAACATCCTATAATGTTCCTTTTTGGAGCGGCTGCTCAGTTTGGTATATTTGCAACGATGGTTGTTGCAACGCTTTTGGGTTTTGATATAAAGCAGGCAGCTTCCATAGGTATAATTGGTTCCGCGGACGGCCCAACTTCAATTTACGTCGCGGGAAGATTCGCAAAAGATTTGCTTGGTCCGATTTCAGTGGCAGCCTATTCTTACATGTCGCTTGTTCCAATAATACAGCCACCGGTTATAAAAGCACTCACTACCAGGGAAGAAAGAAGAATAAAAATGGCCCCGAAGAGTTTAAAAGTGAATAAAACCGCCAGGATTATTTTTCCTATTTTAGTTACAATTATTGCAAGCTTAATTGCTCCAAGTGCAGCTGCACTGATAGGCTTTTTAATGTTTGGAAATCTTTTAAGAGAGTGCGGAGTGTTAAACTCAATTTCAAAAACTGCTCAAACAGAACTTGCCAATATCGTTACTATTCTTTTAGGGTTGTCTATAGGTTCAACAATGACAGCTGATAAGTTCCTACAACCTAGAACACTTTACATACTGCTTTTGGGTGTTGTCGCTTTTGTTTTTGATACCGCTGGTGGTGTATTATTTGCAAAGTTCCTAAATCTCTTTCTTAGGAATAAAATCAACCCGATGCTCGGAGCGGCTGGAATTTCTGCGTTCCCGATGTCTGCACGAGTTATTCATCAGTTGGGTAGAAAAGAGGATCCGACAAATTACTTGTTAATGTACGCTGTTGGAGCAAATGTTGCTGGTCAAATAGGTTCAGTGCTTGCTGGTGGAATACTCATAGCACTCGTAGGGAATTTGTAA